GAGCCGGGCAGGATCGTGAGGTGCGCCAGGGTGGCGCCGACCATGGTGCCCGCGAGCAGCAGGGCGGCGAAACCGGCAAGTGCGGGCAGGAGCAGCGCAGCAGCGCCGGCCAGTTCAATCATCCCGGTCAGATAGCGGAACCATTGCCCGACGCCGATCGTGTCGAAGACCTCGACCATCGGCTGTATGCTGGCGAGTTTGGCGCCGCCGGCGGCTGCGAAGGCGGCGGCGAGCAGCGCCTTGACGGCCCATAGGCCGAACCGGCGCCAACGCGGCGCCTCCGAAACGTTCGTAAATAACATGGATGTCTCCGAGGAATGCCCGAGGGCTGCGGCGGGCGGTCCGTCGCTTTCGTCGTGAGTAAATCGAGGGTAAGATCAAAAACTCAAGTAGGATGAAATTTGTGATATAGTATGGAAAACAAGACTGTTGAGTTGCCGCACCTAAGTGAGCGCGCCGAAAGCCTCGCGGATTCAGATGCTTGTCCGAGTTCCGCTGCGGTCGAGCAATTTCATGCCGCCATGCGTATGTTGACCGGCAAGTGGAAGGGCGAGATCCTGTGGCGGCTCGGGCAGAGCACGCTGCGCTTCGGCGAGCTGCGCCGTTCGATCCCCGGCATCACCCAGCATATGCTGACGACCCAGCTGCGCGATCTGGAGGCGCATGGTCTCGTCAAGCGCACGATCTACGCGGAGGTGCCTCCGCGCGTCGAATATGAGCTGACGCCGTCAGCGCGCGATCTTGGCACGGTCTTTCGCGAGATCTGGGCCTGGTCCGATAGGCACGCAACTTCGCTCAATCTGACAGCTTGAAAGCACGGGTCGCGACGCGATCCAGCGTCTGATCAAAGACTTATGCAAATCTGCTGACTCAGCTCGCCAGCGGCTTGAATCAAGCTCTCAGCGCCTTGAATCGCG
This genomic interval from Bosea sp. 29B contains the following:
- a CDS encoding DoxX family protein — translated: MLFTNVSEAPRWRRFGLWAVKALLAAAFAAAGGAKLASIQPMVEVFDTIGVGQWFRYLTGMIELAGAAALLLPALAGFAALLLAGTMVGATLAHLTILPGSSLPAVILLALCLLVASAHRSGIEAAAKSALLGQD
- a CDS encoding helix-turn-helix domain-containing protein — its product is MRMLTGKWKGEILWRLGQSTLRFGELRRSIPGITQHMLTTQLRDLEAHGLVKRTIYAEVPPRVEYELTPSARDLGTVFREIWAWSDRHATSLNLTA